One genomic segment of Ignavibacteriota bacterium includes these proteins:
- the mltG gene encoding endolytic transglycosylase MltG, which produces MKRKISKKIFKISKNKIYFFIALLIFTLGFFSFSFYSPNFNGTSKSILIDIQQGSTFNSIIDSLYNKKIISSKVKLKLASYLFRADKNIKAGRYEIPDGINYVELLKLLIEGRPKNQKLVTIQEGIWQENLAELLNKELGINKQRFLELSTDEKFIKSLNLNVTSLEGYLLPETYYFYDGTNEEEILKKLSSEIKKIFEKKEVIDQMKLLIMDQNQILTMASIIDGESNIIPEFKRIAGVYYNRLKNNWKLQADPTVQYVLRQRGDKINQILYKDLEIDSKFNTYLYYGLPPAPINNPGKEAIMAALFPEEHNYFYFVADGKGGHVFSESSREHQNQVNRYRIWRENNK; this is translated from the coding sequence ATGAAAAGAAAAATTTCTAAAAAAATATTCAAAATTTCTAAAAATAAAATTTATTTTTTTATCGCATTACTAATTTTTACTTTAGGATTTTTTTCTTTTTCATTTTATAGCCCAAATTTTAATGGAACATCAAAATCTATTTTAATAGATATACAACAAGGTTCAACTTTCAATTCCATTATTGATTCACTTTACAATAAAAAAATAATCTCAAGCAAAGTAAAATTAAAGTTAGCTTCATATTTATTTAGAGCTGATAAAAATATTAAAGCCGGTCGATATGAAATTCCGGATGGAATTAACTATGTTGAGTTATTAAAACTTTTAATTGAAGGTCGTCCGAAAAATCAAAAATTAGTTACAATTCAAGAAGGTATTTGGCAAGAAAATTTAGCAGAACTTTTAAATAAAGAATTGGGGATTAATAAACAAAGATTTTTAGAATTATCTACGGACGAAAAATTTATCAAAAGTTTAAATTTAAATGTAACTTCTTTGGAAGGTTATTTATTACCGGAAACATATTATTTTTATGATGGAACAAATGAAGAAGAAATTCTGAAAAAGTTGAGTTCTGAAATAAAAAAAATATTTGAGAAGAAAGAAGTTATTGATCAAATGAAATTGTTGATTATGGATCAGAATCAAATTTTAACAATGGCATCAATTATAGATGGCGAATCAAATATTATTCCGGAGTTTAAAAGAATTGCCGGAGTTTATTATAATAGATTAAAAAATAATTGGAAGCTGCAAGCTGATCCTACGGTGCAGTATGTGCTTAGACAAAGAGGTGATAAAATCAATCAAATCCTTTATAAAGATTTGGAAATAGATTCAAAATTTAATACATATTTGTATTATGGATTGCCACCAGCTCCAATTAATAATCCCGGAAAAGAAGCAATTATGGCAGCGTTATTTCCCGAAGAACATAATTATTTTTATTTTGTTGCAGATGGAAAAGGCGGACATGTATTTTCTGAATCTTCTCGTGAACATCAAAATCAAGTAAATA
- the tsaD gene encoding tRNA (adenosine(37)-N6)-threonylcarbamoyltransferase complex transferase subunit TsaD — translation MIVLGIESSCDETSVSILKNGEALTNLISSQHFHNKFGGVVPELSSRAHLQQIIPLLKQALVSTNIKLTDIDLISATAGPGLIGALLVGLTFGKSLALSLNKPFIPVNHIEGHIFSGFLMKEKPEFPFLCIVVSGGHTLLLLVKSEFEIVKLGSTIDDAIGEAFDKVSKMLKLGYPGGPIIQKYAETGDENSIDFPIGKTKNKFDFSFSGLKTSVLRFIQNIENSRELIENDKLNIAASFQKAAIISISKRVIFALSEFEIKSISLVGGVAANQELRNEIILIGKKFNKNVVIPNLEFCGDNAAMIALRGFQYFKGGYKFPLSSNAYPNLTKDYFENSVTNKLA, via the coding sequence ATGATTGTTCTCGGAATAGAAAGTTCGTGTGATGAAACTTCCGTTTCCATTTTAAAAAATGGCGAAGCGTTAACTAATTTAATTTCATCTCAACATTTTCATAATAAATTTGGCGGAGTAGTTCCCGAACTTTCAAGCAGAGCACATCTTCAACAAATAATTCCGTTATTAAAACAGGCGCTTGTATCAACAAATATAAAATTAACTGATATTGATTTAATTTCTGCAACTGCTGGTCCCGGATTGATTGGAGCGCTTTTAGTCGGATTAACTTTTGGTAAAAGTTTAGCGCTTTCATTGAACAAACCTTTCATTCCGGTTAATCATATTGAAGGTCATATTTTTTCTGGATTTCTGATGAAAGAAAAACCTGAGTTTCCATTTTTGTGCATTGTCGTTTCCGGCGGACACACTTTATTGCTTTTAGTTAAAAGTGAATTTGAAATAGTAAAATTGGGTTCTACAATTGATGATGCAATTGGCGAAGCATTTGATAAAGTTTCCAAAATGTTAAAACTTGGTTATCCGGGCGGACCAATAATTCAAAAATATGCGGAAACCGGCGATGAAAATTCGATAGATTTTCCAATCGGAAAAACAAAAAATAAATTTGATTTTTCTTTCAGCGGATTGAAAACTTCCGTTTTAAGATTTATTCAAAATATTGAAAATTCACGAGAATTGATTGAAAATGATAAACTAAATATTGCCGCATCTTTTCAAAAAGCTGCCATAATATCAATATCAAAAAGAGTTATTTTTGCTTTAAGTGAATTTGAAATAAAAAGTATTTCTTTGGTTGGCGGAGTTGCAGCAAATCAAGAATTACGCAATGAAATAATTTTAATTGGGAAAAAATTTAATAAAAATGTTGTCATCCCTAATCTTGAATTTTGCGGTGATAATGCTGCAATGATTGCTTTGCGTGGATTTCAATATTTTAAGGGAGGATACAAATTTCCGTTAAGTTCAAATGCATATCCTAATTTAACAAAAGATTATTTTGAAAATTCTGTGACAAATAAATTGGCATAA